GTTATTTAGGAGAGAGATTTAGCTATAGACGTCTTTATCTATTTTCACTTATTGGCTTTACCTTAGCCTCTGCGCTGTGCGCATTAGCTTGGAACGAACAAACGTTAATTGTTTTCCGTGTATTGCAGGGTGCATTCAGCGGACTTATTATTCCAGCTACAATGTCGATTATTTACCAAGTTATCCCTAGAGAAAAACAAGCGATGGCGATATCCTTCTGGGGATTATCGGCTATGCTAGCTCCGGCATTCGGACCGACGATTAGTGGTTGGATTTTGCAAAACTTCGATTGGCAGTGGCTATTCTTGATGAATATTCCAATCGGCTTACTCGCTATCGCGTTTGTGTTCGCTTATATTCCTTATTATCGTCTTAATGTGCCTAAGAGCTTTGACGGTATTGGTTTTGTAACTGTTGTGCTGAGCAGCTCTTCCTTACTGCTTGCACTCGGACAAGGACACGGCTGGGGCTGGGACTCTTGGAAAATCATATCATTGCTCATTTTCGGTGCGCTCAGTCTAATCGTATTTATATGGTGGGAGCTAAGAACGGAAACTCCGCTCCTGAACTTGCGGGTATTCAAGAACACTCGCTTCACTTTGAATGCCATTATAGCTAATATCATTACCATTAGTCTCTATTCAGGAACATTTTTAACGCCAATATTCTTGCAGAGAATTCAGCATGTGTCGGCTATGGACACAGGACTTATCCTCTTGCCTGCTTCGTTGGTTATGGCTTTGGCTATGCCATTCGTTGGAAGGCTGTATAATATCGTTGGTCCTCGTTGGCTCATGGCTACGGGAATCGCATTGCTAACTCTCGGCACTTTGACTTTGAGCTGGTTAAGCATAGATGTTTCCCATTCCTATATTGTATGGTGGATGATTGTGAGGAATTTGGGTATTGCGCTAGTAGTCATGCCGTCTAGTAACGCTTCCATGGAGCAGATACCTGCTGAGCTGTCAGGACACGCTTCGGCTATTTCTAACTGGACTCGTAACGTGTTTGGATCTTTCGCAATTGCAATCTTTTCGACTTTGCTTGCATCCCGTTCCATCGTTCACGCTAAAGATATGGTGATTTCTGGTGCAACGGATGAGGTGCATATCAAGATGATGTCTTTCACCATGAGTGTTAATGACGTATACGTCATTGCTACCATAATCGCGGTAGTAGCACTGCCATTAAGCTTGTTGGTTGGAAAAATAAAATATCCAGCAAGTGAAACGGGCAAAAGCAAAGCTGATTAATTAAATAAACTGCACCAATAGGGTAGCCGATAGAACCAGGGAAGTAATTCCCGGTACTATCGGCTATTATTGTGTGCTATAATCATAGACGTTTGCTTCGCAAAGCGGAGCCGCGGTTCGCAAACTCCCGCGTCAACAAAACTAGGAGGATGTTTATGTTTAATCTGGGTTGGGGCGCGATATTCGTCCTGGTCAATTTTGCGTTGTTCCTGATCTGCTACCGATTGTTTGGGAAGCAGGGGCTATATGCCTGGATCGCCGCATCGGTCATTCTCGCCAACATTCAAGTGGTGAAGACGATCGAAATGTTCGGGTTCGTTATGACACTCGGTAACACCATGTACGGCACGATCTATCTCACGACGGATTTACTGAATGAGAAGTACGGAGAGAAGGAAGCTAAGAAAGCGGTATGGTTCGGGTTCTTCTTCTTACTCATGTCCACGATTATCATGCAGATGGTACTCGTATTCCAGGATTTCGATGGTGGAATTCCAGCACAGGCTTCCTTGGAAACGATATTCGGTCTAGCACCAAGAATTGCTGCAGCGAGCTTATCTGCCTACCTTGTAAGCCAATTTCTCGACGTTAAGCTGTTCAGCAGGCTCAAGGTAAAGTTCCCCACACGAAGCCAGCTTTGGATTCGTAATAACGGAAGCACGGGAGTTAGCCAGATGGTAGATACACTTATCTTCTGCACAATTGCCTTTGCCGGTGTTTATCCATGGGATGTGTGGTGGGAAATTGCGATTACCACTTATGTACTTAAGTTTATTATCTCGGTCGCTTCGACCCCGGTTATCTATATTGCCAGAAGCTTTAAGACCAAAGAGTCAATATAACGGTTACAGCTAGCTACTGACCTTCAAAAAAACTTCCGCGAGGAAGTTTTTTTTGTTATCGTAGCAACCAGATCATGCTGGGACGCATCTTAATGTATAGGAGAGGGGGAGCCAGTCTGGATGTCGTACAAAGGTTAATAGAAAAAGATGAAACCGCGCTTCAGGAGCTAATGATGCAATATGGCGATGAGCTATTGCGAACAGCCTATTTGCTTGTTAGAGATCAGCAGACAGCGGAAGAAGCTGTCATGGATACTTTTGCGCAAGCCTATAGCAAAATTCAGCAGCTTAAAGAGCCGGCCAAGCTGAGAAGCTGGCTCCTCCGGATGGTTGTTAATCGGTGCCGTATGAAAATGCGAACATGGAGCTGGAGGAACATACTTCCTTCTGCTCATGTTGATCAGATGGTAGAGGCAACCGAGCAAAGTCCAGAAGAGCTGATGTTAGCAGAGTGGCGCCATGAATGCTTAAGTGATGCCATTCTAAAGCTTGATTATATTTACAGAGAAGCTATTACATTGTTCTACTATAACGGTTTAAATGTAGCGGAAATTTCGGAGCAAATTAAGTGTAACGAAAACACGGTAAAAGCACGGCTGTCCAGAGGACGGGCGAAGCTTAAACAGATGCTGGGGGAGGGGGATGGAGATGAAACCGGAGCAAGAGCTTATTAAGAGACAACTAGAGGAAGAGCTTGAGCTGCTGCGATTCAGCAGGGGAAGAGAGGTATTGGAGCGTACCCATCCCCGTTCATGGCGTTCTCGATTGAAAGCATTCTGGAACAAAGAAATCGAGCTACCTGTTATCCCGTTAGGAGTGGGTATAGCGCTGATAGCAACAATTGTAATGATTGCCCAGCTGGATAAGGATGAGCATAGGGGAGCGGATGCCATCTATCTTCAGAAGCGGCAATTAATTGAGATAGGCGGTAACACCTATTGGAAGGATGACTATGAGAAAGCGGTGAGCGAAGATGAAAGTAACCCTTAAAGTAAAGCATATCGTTACGGGAGGGCTCTCCATCGGGATCGTTCTATGTGTGCTATTCTTATTCGTGATCCCGAAGCTACAGGTTGTTAACGCTCAGAAAAATTACGAGCAAGGCAAAGGGAATGGGAAGGCTAATTTGCTTGCTATTATTAATCATCCTCCATCAGAGAGTAAGAAATGGGAGCTTATCCGTAAGTATATGATTCAGACGGACCCCATTTCTATTGTGCATAGTTTTAATGTCTTTGTAGGACCTAGCTCTACGATGACCCAGGGTAGCGGGAGCGAAGTTGGGAGTGAGAGCTGGACCTGGGAGGAGAAGCTACCGTATCTGGAAGCTTATTTGTCCGAAGGACCAACGGACGGACAGTTCTTGGTTTCTGCAGCAAGGCAGCTCGCATACTATTACAGTAGTGAAGGAAGGGTAGACCAAGCTCTTGCAGCAATTGCTCTGGCTGAGAAGCGAAGGGTGAATAAGAATAACAACGAGCTGAAGTTAGAGCAAGTGAAGCTCTATATAGATAACAATGAGCTCGACAAGGCAAAGCAAGTGCTGAATGAATGGAGCCATCAGCCTGTATCCCACAATGTGGACATCAATGGGGAGGCAGTGAAGCTGTGGATGAAAATTTTAATACAGGAAGGTGACCCAGATCGAGCATTAGAGAAGGTAAGTCAGGAGCTGGATGCCTTAAGGAAGACGTTAGCGGATAATAAGAAGCTGTCTCCCGAGATGGAAAATCCCGTTCCGATGGCGCTGGAGCAATTAACGTCACTTAAGGCAAATCTGGAAAATTTTATAAATCACAATGGTCATTCAACTTCGACGGTATCAGGGACGATTACTAAAAGCGACGGTACCCCAATGAAGCGTGTTGGAGTCTATCTGCGAGCGAGTAAAGATGTTAATCGTAGCGTGACGGAGGGCGAGCCCTATCAGACTCTAACTGATGCTAAGGGACACTACGAGTTCAAGGGAGTGCTTCCAGGCAGCTACCAGCTGCACTTAGGCCTTCTCTTCGAGCAAATTGACGGATGGACGTGGCCAACGACGAACTGGGATTGGATTGATGTAGGGCAAAGTCAAAGCCTATCGGAGAATGTTGTGCTGAAGCCCTTAATCACGATTCAATCGCCGATTAATAAGCAAGCTATTACCGGAGACACAATGAAATTCCAGTGGGAGCTAGTGGAAGGTGCTGCTTATTATAATCTAAATGTCAATTTACCTATGGGGAATGGTACGATGGGATCAACGCTTCAAGAGTATATCCGACATAACTATCTTGAGCTTCCCATTGAGCAGTTATATGACAAATCTACGGGAATCTCTTTTAAAGATGTAGGAGATACGCTAGTGCCTGACGAAGCGACACTGTTAGGCTTTGCTAATCCGAACAGCCAATTCAGCTGGAGCGTCGAGGCTTTCGATGAGCAGGGAAGACCAATTTCTAAGAGCAATGGTTATCGACTAAATGAGAATACAATAGGTGATTTACCTTTCTTCTACTTGAAAAGCCGTTCTCTAACGGAAGCTGACCAATTGCTGCTTGATGAAAAGGTAGACGAAGCATTGGCAGCATACAAACGATCATATAGTAGTAATAATCAGGACCGGCACAGTCTACGGATGATTATCCGGATTTACGAGGCTCAGGCGTCATCCTCACCGAAAATAAGCTCATCTGAACAGGCAATTCCTTATATTAAGGAAATGGTTAAACTAAAGTCGTCAGGAGAGTATCTCTACAGATTGTTTCACTATTATTACGAGCAGAAGGATTGGACACAGGTCAACCAATATTATAAGCTAATTTCTCAGGAAAATGAGGGGCAGGTTGATTCTTATACGAGGTCCATTTATGCGACGGCATTAATGAACCAGAGCCGGCTGAAGGAAGCCGCAGAACAATTTGATCTGGCCATGAGAGAGGACAGGAGTCATCGTTTTATCGGCAATTACTTGGCTGTAGTGCTACATGATACGAAGACGTTTGATGCTGCCATACAGCTGGCGAGCGAATATCCGGAGCGTTCCTTCGGGGAAAGCACCCCGGTATGGCTGGATTTAATCAAGGGACTTGAAAGTGAAGCTGCCACATTCGGTGTACCAGAGTATTTCAAGGAGCTTCAAGAGAAGCTGGAGCTGTATTATAACGGAGATAAGAAGTCCATAGACTCTTGGGCAGTAACGACGAAGCTAACGAGGATGAGGAATTTTATTAAGTCGTTGTTTGAAGTGAACTAGAAGGAAAGAAGAGAAGAGCCATCCGGGGAAAACTTTCGGATGGCTCTTCTGCTTGTTTATTATTTCTTCGCCGTCAACTCATCTAGCAGAGCTTGACCTTCTTTTTGCAATGCAGCCAAAGCTTGTTCTGTAGAGAGCTTTCCTGCTATAGTCGCATTCATTTGCTCGTTAGCTAGCTTGTAGAAGGGAGTGTAAAATTCCTTCGGGATAGCACTGTTCATAAAATTATTCGTATCAAGCCAGCCGCGTTGGTTATAGAAAGGCTCGTAATTAGGATCATTTCTCCACTTCGGATAGTTCTTTAAGGAGAACAATCCTTCGTCGGTGGAGGCGTAAATTTTGCCCATCTCCTCTGAATGGAAATATTGTATGGCTTTCCATGCAAGCTCAGGCTGGGCAGAAACGGTAGGGATGGCAAAGATATAATCGATACCAAACCACCCGACACGCTCTGGATCACGTATGCTGACCGGACCCGAGTATATGCCCCATTCGAAGGAAGGAGGCTTACTGTTGAGCTTTCTAAGTAGACCGTCCTGTCCGACTGTCATAGCTGTTTTTCCTTGATAGAACAAATCCATTGCCTTCTGGTCATTTTCGGTAACGTAGGTCGTTCCGTCAATCTCTTTAAGCTTCCGATTCATTGTACCTACCGATCCCATACGATAAGAATCTGCCACAAGGCTCCAAATCTTTTTCCACTCGTCGGAAGTCATTGTCATCTTCGCTGTACGGGTATTAACAAAATTCATACCTTCTGTGTCAGAAATGGTCTGAACCATATCGAATGGTGTTTTGATGTTGGATTCATAGAATCCATAGCTCCCCTTCTCTAAGCTGGCATCCTGCATGAAACGGTCGGATAGCTTAAGCACCTCGCTCCAGGTCATTCGGTCATGCGGCTCTTCAATACCGTAAGAACGAAACATCGTTTTATTATAATAGAACACAGAGGTTCGATAGCTTGGGGACAATCCGAATAGCTTGCCTTCCTCATTCCCCTTGAGTAAATCAATTACGCCCGGAACGAAAGCATTAAGATCCATGCCGTCCTTGCGGGACGCCCATTCCCCTAAGTCGCGAAGCAATTCATGATTGGCTAGCACTGGATATTGAATGCCATTTAGAATGACGAGATCGGGCTTCTCGCGTTGTAGGAAATCGGAGAACGTCTTGATCGCTTCTGGTGCTTTCATCTCATAAAGATTTAGCTCGTCCATGGGTAATACGGTAATATCCCAATCTGGAAAATGACCGCTAAAGTAGGAATGGAACATGAATTGGTACGTATCTTTGCTAATTATCGCTAATCTAAGCTGCTTTGTTCCTTCTGGCTCAACGTTCGGCTGACAGCCTGACATGAGGAGAGAGAGGAGACAAATGGCAAGTATAGGCCATCTTTTCATTAACGGTTATTCTCCTTTTCCAGCTGAAGCATCCTTGAGCGCTGTATTAGTCATATTGCTGAATTGGGACTGCAGAGCTTGCATCGCTTCCTCGATCGTACGTATTCCAGCAATGACGGAACGGAACTCGTCATTGCCTATCAGCTGCAGCCGTTGAATGAGCTCATTATTAGCTGGATTGAACGTGAGCTTAGCTTTGTTTAGAACAGAGGAGCTATTCGCCTTTAATCTATAAAATACATCTTCTCCTTGCCCGCTCGAGTCCGTAGAGGTCGGGAGCCGTGAGGAGAGCAAAGAAAAATAGTCGGTCTTGTCTTGTTTAGCTTTCTCGGGTCCTGTCATGAATTTAAGAAGTGCCCATGCTGCTTC
This portion of the Cohnella abietis genome encodes:
- a CDS encoding sigma-70 family RNA polymerase sigma factor, encoding MLGRILMYRRGGASLDVVQRLIEKDETALQELMMQYGDELLRTAYLLVRDQQTAEEAVMDTFAQAYSKIQQLKEPAKLRSWLLRMVVNRCRMKMRTWSWRNILPSAHVDQMVEATEQSPEELMLAEWRHECLSDAILKLDYIYREAITLFYYNGLNVAEISEQIKCNENTVKARLSRGRAKLKQMLGEGDGDETGARAY
- a CDS encoding ABC transporter substrate-binding protein; translation: MKRWPILAICLLSLLMSGCQPNVEPEGTKQLRLAIISKDTYQFMFHSYFSGHFPDWDITVLPMDELNLYEMKAPEAIKTFSDFLQREKPDLVILNGIQYPVLANHELLRDLGEWASRKDGMDLNAFVPGVIDLLKGNEEGKLFGLSPSYRTSVFYYNKTMFRSYGIEEPHDRMTWSEVLKLSDRFMQDASLEKGSYGFYESNIKTPFDMVQTISDTEGMNFVNTRTAKMTMTSDEWKKIWSLVADSYRMGSVGTMNRKLKEIDGTTYVTENDQKAMDLFYQGKTAMTVGQDGLLRKLNSKPPSFEWGIYSGPVSIRDPERVGWFGIDYIFAIPTVSAQPELAWKAIQYFHSEEMGKIYASTDEGLFSLKNYPKWRNDPNYEPFYNQRGWLDTNNFMNSAIPKEFYTPFYKLANEQMNATIAGKLSTEQALAALQKEGQALLDELTAKK
- a CDS encoding carboxypeptidase-like regulatory domain-containing protein; translation: MKVTLKVKHIVTGGLSIGIVLCVLFLFVIPKLQVVNAQKNYEQGKGNGKANLLAIINHPPSESKKWELIRKYMIQTDPISIVHSFNVFVGPSSTMTQGSGSEVGSESWTWEEKLPYLEAYLSEGPTDGQFLVSAARQLAYYYSSEGRVDQALAAIALAEKRRVNKNNNELKLEQVKLYIDNNELDKAKQVLNEWSHQPVSHNVDINGEAVKLWMKILIQEGDPDRALEKVSQELDALRKTLADNKKLSPEMENPVPMALEQLTSLKANLENFINHNGHSTSTVSGTITKSDGTPMKRVGVYLRASKDVNRSVTEGEPYQTLTDAKGHYEFKGVLPGSYQLHLGLLFEQIDGWTWPTTNWDWIDVGQSQSLSENVVLKPLITIQSPINKQAITGDTMKFQWELVEGAAYYNLNVNLPMGNGTMGSTLQEYIRHNYLELPIEQLYDKSTGISFKDVGDTLVPDEATLLGFANPNSQFSWSVEAFDEQGRPISKSNGYRLNENTIGDLPFFYLKSRSLTEADQLLLDEKVDEALAAYKRSYSSNNQDRHSLRMIIRIYEAQASSSPKISSSEQAIPYIKEMVKLKSSGEYLYRLFHYYYEQKDWTQVNQYYKLISQENEGQVDSYTRSIYATALMNQSRLKEAAEQFDLAMREDRSHRFIGNYLAVVLHDTKTFDAAIQLASEYPERSFGESTPVWLDLIKGLESEAATFGVPEYFKELQEKLELYYNGDKKSIDSWAVTTKLTRMRNFIKSLFEVN
- a CDS encoding DHA2 family efflux MFS transporter permease subunit, producing MSNTNNQQIRFWPIMVAIFIGSFLCVLASATINLALEILTDHFHTTLGTVQWTMTGFMLAMGTTAPIAGYLGERFSYRRLYLFSLIGFTLASALCALAWNEQTLIVFRVLQGAFSGLIIPATMSIIYQVIPREKQAMAISFWGLSAMLAPAFGPTISGWILQNFDWQWLFLMNIPIGLLAIAFVFAYIPYYRLNVPKSFDGIGFVTVVLSSSSLLLALGQGHGWGWDSWKIISLLIFGALSLIVFIWWELRTETPLLNLRVFKNTRFTLNAIIANIITISLYSGTFLTPIFLQRIQHVSAMDTGLILLPASLVMALAMPFVGRLYNIVGPRWLMATGIALLTLGTLTLSWLSIDVSHSYIVWWMIVRNLGIALVVMPSSNASMEQIPAELSGHASAISNWTRNVFGSFAIAIFSTLLASRSIVHAKDMVISGATDEVHIKMMSFTMSVNDVYVIATIIAVVALPLSLLVGKIKYPASETGKSKAD
- a CDS encoding queuosine precursor transporter; the encoded protein is MFNLGWGAIFVLVNFALFLICYRLFGKQGLYAWIAASVILANIQVVKTIEMFGFVMTLGNTMYGTIYLTTDLLNEKYGEKEAKKAVWFGFFFLLMSTIIMQMVLVFQDFDGGIPAQASLETIFGLAPRIAAASLSAYLVSQFLDVKLFSRLKVKFPTRSQLWIRNNGSTGVSQMVDTLIFCTIAFAGVYPWDVWWEIAITTYVLKFIISVASTPVIYIARSFKTKESI